One Felis catus isolate Fca126 chromosome D3, F.catus_Fca126_mat1.0, whole genome shotgun sequence DNA segment encodes these proteins:
- the LOC111559036 gene encoding ankyrin repeat domain-containing protein 26-like isoform X1: protein MKRVWGFGREKGLSPLGSASGLQRQGRGVRQENNRTDNLLLGYHVRDRDLRKIHKAACVGNVAQVQQILLLGENGVDDRDKMNRTALHLACANGHPEVVTLLVERKCHLNLCDHEKRTALMKAVQCQEEECVNILLENGADPNIRDVSGNTALHYAAFGDNISIIEKLLLYNANTEARNKDNFTPLLVAVNENKQQIVEVLGEKAANIHAEDKLKSSDEIICHHKEEIMLKNSLQSSNPGKTLHSELLLVVLT, encoded by the exons ATGAAGAGGGTTTGGGGGTTCGGGAGGGAGAAAGGCCTGTCGCCCTTGGGCTCCGCTTCTGGCTtgcagaggcagggcaggggcgtTAGGCAGGAGAATAATAGAACTGACAACTTGCTGTTGGGTTACCACGTCCGAGACAGAGATCTCAGAAAGATCCACAAGGCTGCCTGCGTGGGCAACGTAGCGCAAGTGCAGCAGATTCTGCTCTTGGGGGAAAATGGCGTGGATGATAGAGACAAGATGAACAG GACTGCTCTCCATTTGGCCTGTGCCAATGGCCATCCAGAAGTGGTGACCCTCCTCGTAGAGAGGAAATGCCACCTTAACCTCTGTGATCATGAAAAAAGGACAGCTCTCATGAAG GCCGTACAGTGCCAGGAAGAGGAATGTGTAAACATACTATTGGAAAACGGTGCTGATCCAAATATTAGGGATGTGAGTGGCAACACTGCTCTCCACTATGCGGCCTTTGGTGATAATATATCCATAATAGAGAAGCTGCTGCTATACAATGCGAATACTGAAGCAAGAAATAAG GATAACTTCACACCACTTCTAGTTgctgtaaatgaaaacaaacagcaaatagTGGAGGTTTTAGGAGAAAAGGCGGCAAATATACATGCAGAGGATAAATTAAAAAG CAGTGACGAAATAATTTGCCAccataaagaagaaatcatgCTTAAAAATTCTTTGCAAAGTAGCAATCCAGGTAAGACTTTACATAGTGAATTGCTCTTGGTGGTCCTAACATAG
- the LOC111559036 gene encoding ankyrin repeat domain-containing protein 26-like isoform X2 yields the protein MKRVWGFGREKGLSPLGSASGLQRQGRGVRQENNRTDNLLLGYHVRDRDLRKIHKAACVGNVAQVQQILLLGENGVDDRDKMNRTALHLACANGHPEVVTLLVERKCHLNLCDHEKRTALMKAVQCQEEECVNILLENGADPNIRDVSGNTALHYAAFGDNISIIEKLLLYNANTEARNKDNFTPLLVAVNENKQQIVEVLGEKAANIHAEDKLKSDEIICHHKEEIMLKNSLQSSNPGKTLHSELLLVVLT from the exons ATGAAGAGGGTTTGGGGGTTCGGGAGGGAGAAAGGCCTGTCGCCCTTGGGCTCCGCTTCTGGCTtgcagaggcagggcaggggcgtTAGGCAGGAGAATAATAGAACTGACAACTTGCTGTTGGGTTACCACGTCCGAGACAGAGATCTCAGAAAGATCCACAAGGCTGCCTGCGTGGGCAACGTAGCGCAAGTGCAGCAGATTCTGCTCTTGGGGGAAAATGGCGTGGATGATAGAGACAAGATGAACAG GACTGCTCTCCATTTGGCCTGTGCCAATGGCCATCCAGAAGTGGTGACCCTCCTCGTAGAGAGGAAATGCCACCTTAACCTCTGTGATCATGAAAAAAGGACAGCTCTCATGAAG GCCGTACAGTGCCAGGAAGAGGAATGTGTAAACATACTATTGGAAAACGGTGCTGATCCAAATATTAGGGATGTGAGTGGCAACACTGCTCTCCACTATGCGGCCTTTGGTGATAATATATCCATAATAGAGAAGCTGCTGCTATACAATGCGAATACTGAAGCAAGAAATAAG GATAACTTCACACCACTTCTAGTTgctgtaaatgaaaacaaacagcaaatagTGGAGGTTTTAGGAGAAAAGGCGGCAAATATACATGCAGAGGATAAATTAAAAAG TGACGAAATAATTTGCCAccataaagaagaaatcatgCTTAAAAATTCTTTGCAAAGTAGCAATCCAGGTAAGACTTTACATAGTGAATTGCTCTTGGTGGTCCTAACATAG